DNA sequence from the Vanessa cardui chromosome 13, ilVanCard2.1, whole genome shotgun sequence genome:
taaaaaatgtattttgcttattttaaagaaaatgaaattagAAAATCATCGTCAATCTTGCCAAAAAAAGTTCGCTCAATAACAGAAACAATGACAATATAAACATGCATAAATAAAGGCGATTGACAGACAGGCAGAAAATCGATATTTTCTAGTCTGTTTAATTTGGTAATAGCACAGCTAGGCTGCTCTACCAGTAGACTCTTCGTTCATattctcatcatcatcatcattcataTCATCAAGCGTCTATATTCTATTCCaataataaaaagagaaaaatcaaataaacaatatttgacagTTCAGAGTCAGCCAGAGAGAGACTAGGCCAGAGGTCTAGAGTTTCATTACTCTATGATTTCCCATCTATGGCGTTTGGAACGtagacgaaactgttatcggtaTTTGGGAAGATAAATTAAAGtcgatataagtagttaagtgtaatggttttttattataaataaagatattatattaaccataatcatttatatgaatattattcttAGCAATGATCATCCACGTACAAgtatcatatacaaatatgaagaaAAGGGACAAGAGaaatattgtattcataaaACATGACAAAACCGAAAATTGAGCAGATGGCGGCACATCACAGTgggaatatttaaaacaaatttaattaaccaCATAGCTCGTAGAAGAACCAATATTTGTCAATTCATCATCTCAGCCCGAAGCAGCAAAAGACTATTAAGATAAGATTACTGAACAAAGGTTCTTGGGAGTCTCTAAAAACGGGCGGTCTTGCGCTAACCGTATTCAAAGGCATCCCAAGATAAgattgatctatcttgtaggaggCCTGAAGCATGATGCTTCAGTTCTACGGGCGATGTGCCCCAACCAATGTTATTTTAGTTCGGCAATTAATCGGAAttaattggaatatgttccaaaccttctcctcaaagggagaggaggcctttagcccagcagtgggaatttacaggctgttactttacttttttttttttttaattaatcggaCAATGTCGATTTAAGTTTTGATTCGATCTAGCAGGGAAGCTTCGAGCATAGGCCTCTCCATtactatttgaatattatgaGGCATCCACGTCCGTATATTATCCCTGGCAACACACTTGTCGAAGACTTCGACAatttgaatcaaaataaataaaatccctCCAACATCATAAACATGGTATGTTGAAATCTCCAATCCCCACTAGAAAAGTCAGAGCATAAGCGTTTTATTTCTGCAGAAGTGCTTTGCGCTTCTTTTGCGAGAGTGATTACCAAGTCAGTCAATATTTGGATATAAGATATTGCATATTGAAgcgtaaattaaatatactgaaaaaatataatgaaatataatgaaagaaaaatataatgaaagtcttagttaaaattattttttagctTGGTTGTGTAAAAAAACTGACAGAAAAAAATGGTGACGAAACCATAAAATACACAAGTAATATTTTGCGACAACACCAAAAACAGGAGAAAGGGTATACAATACTAGGATTATAGAATTCTTGGACGAAAGATGGAACGCCAGAATCAACATGCGGCGTCTATACGACAGTGTAGTAAGGATGAGCATGAGCATGACCATGACGCTATACCGTGCACCAACAAGAATCGACGCTTACATAGCTTTAAACAAGGCACTTCTGAGGGACAGACTACAGAGAGAGAGCGATGAAGGCAATAAGTCGTTAACGTAGGATGTCGTTGATTGCGTCACCTCGACGAACCACACGAGCGTACCGATTTGGGAACTCACTCCAGGCAGAACGTGTTCGCTGAGGTGTACTGGTTATTCCATACAACATTTTTTCACACTTGACACGAGTGTTTTCCGCCACTGAACCACTGTCTCAGGAATTATGGTGGCGATATTTAGCAGAGGTCTATCGTACCGATCAAACATTATGCCTCACAGAAAGAGGCAGTATAGAAATGGTTTATTTCTGTTGGAATGTCAAGGAAGTCCCAAGGAGATACGAAGTCAAAGACCGGAGATGAGTTGTCGTCGCTATCCACGTTCCGCATATATGCGTTTTACCAGCaagataaaaaaagacaaaattagCGTAGTTTAATCGCAAAATAATCAAAGGGCTCTAAAAatagagaaaataaaaatgaaacgatCAATCAAACTGAGAGAGGTATAATCATTGCACAAGTACCAGATGTATCTAAAACTGATGtctatctaaaaaataaaacactttctACAAAGTAAAAGTATGATGTTCTCTTGACCAATTTCGGTCAATAtcaaaaaatactacaaaacTTCACCATAAATTAACTGTACAGGTATGTGTGCAAATCCAGTCTCATGCTCCTATTGAATGGCAAATCGAAAAAAATCTAAGCAAGGCCAGGTACAGAACCCTTACCAGTACATTTACAGATTTCGGTTCAGCCGTTGTTGAAATATTGATCATGAGGAAATAATAACTTTCTTTCAAGTCAATTTTCTCTATTGTATCTTATTTTAGAAAGATCTTCGATAAAAACAACTAAACTCAACAGctgaagaaaaaaattgtaaaaattaaataacttactgATGACTTTTGATTGTTTATCAAATTCAGATTTGGATACTGCTTGCATCATAAATTCACTCAAACTGACTGTTTCCTTCTTAACTGATATTTCGACCATAACACGGCCATTGTCTTCATCTAAACTTAAAACCTGTAAAGAaacatagataatattaaatcatacAGAGATTATAAAGAAGTGTGAGTTGGAAGAAAGTTCTGTAGTTGCACATGACAGATtaagtaagaaattataaaataattagattattatataaaggtatacattatttattatatggtttaattaattatgtaataataacaattacatttaaattatttttgaattgtattgaTACTTTATATTCGATAAGAGGGTACATTGACTTTTCTGTTCATTATTGTGAATCATGCGATTTGTAGTGAAGTTAATATAAGTGAGGGAAGCTCCTAATACCAGGACACTCTTTTCCCTGCGCCAGCGAGATGTTGACCATTAAGGTAcgatataactttaattataattgttgttgcttgttaaattattgataaaatatctgaattgtttattgtatttaaattgtaattaccaAGAGACaaagttagtttttttataattagtttgattgtaaatattatataaaattatattagatttcTAAAGATGCTATAATGgttgaataaattatgtacatatataattgtgactaactaacatgattgtattttaaatgttgaaaagagtaattactgagtttcttgccggttcatctcagtagaatctactttccgaaccggtggtagcttatttaaaaatagttgttaaataacgattcaaagtgcgtgtaataatatatataacgataTATACAATAGCGATTCAAGTACCCtttgtacttgaataaagtatattattgattttgaaatacattttcttattcATATCATCTTTTATTGCCTtaaaccttaaaatattatgaaataataaagaaatagatgttatttttcaattacctgatattacatattaccaataataaaaatatctaacacacacaaaaaaattcttgaattttttttaggcTACTATGCATACTATTATTGAGGCCCTATATTGTCTTTTTTCAATGAGTGagatttaagtttttaattttgtagaaaATAACAAGCGTTTctgtactttttatatttttggaaaCTTAATGGAAAATTAAACTATATGATACCCTAAAATGTAATTTCCCTCAATCAAATTCTCTTTTAATAATTTGGTTAAAAGAAACTGCGGCATAAAATCTTGAAGTAAAAGAAGCCAAATGAATATTGTCTTATGGcttgtttcattaaattatgaataaaatgagAAGCTCTTCTTATATATACCATAAACAATAATTGTTACTCATTTTAATGCAACTGAGCAACAGCTCAAAACGAGTATTGTTACTAAATGACtctgtacaataaaaaaatactactaatggataaataaaaaaaaaatgtagttaatCTTCGTTAAAATAATGGCAATGACATTAATGCATAAAAAGGCTGCAGACTGTTTTGTGAAGAATTGGATATGGTAAAAATAAGAGCATTTTTCtgcaatgaaaacaaaatataaacaaaaaaaaattcaataatgataaaaatgacttacattattatattaataaatgagatGACACTTACTTTAGCATAAAATCCACTGAACTTGCCGGAGGTAATCTTCACAAATGAATTCTTAACTATGGACAAGTCTTCTTCTTTATCCTTAGAGGacttttttttctgattttcttTGATCACTTTGTCTGCACCCAAACCCAGTCCTTTTGGTCGCAATTGTGGCTGCTTGTATTTAGATCtgaaatgtaaaaattttaaaaacagaataataatgtaatgttattacGTACATATTTTGTCtatgacatattttaataaaataaaatagataaatccACTATACACTAGTGATATGAGTCACTAAATGCATTTATATGATCAGttattttacctttatttacaataaatatctcgaaaaaatacaataattacaatttgTTCAAACTATGTCACATTAAGAATTTgttgtttttactttatataaacacatttttattaaaaaatttaagaaataatatttttaatataaactacatatatgtTATCTACAAGTttctatcatataaataaaaattataattattaggataTTTTCActgatttgtattttatatcattttctgATTTGTAAATGTAACTCAGCATGGACTTTTAAAGCTAAAACTTTGATAGAAAagatgttgttttattaaaaactatttattactatttatattatatttttatttaataaatattcaattaggtATGTTTCTATTTACAATGAGAAAAGACAATATGCTGTTAGACATAAATCTGCAATCATATACTTGCGAGTTACACAATAATATGCCTGTTAACATATTAATGATAaactaacaatatttattacaagagTATGAAAATTATATGTGTTATGTCATTAGATACTTACTGATCATTACTTGGAGTCCAACCCATGCCTCTCAGCATCGCCAATCCAAACTCTTGTACAGGTACAGAGTCGTAGTCATCAAGAGTTGactgaaattacatttataaattttattaaaaggttTCAAATATTACCAGTGTTTACTTCATTTTATAGGAATTAAGTTTTAATACTTGAACACTTCAATGAGAGTTTGCTTAATGAGATGGTTAGAGGCTGTTTGTAAATAGTGATATCAATATAAGTTAGGTAAGTTATAGCTTTCAGACTTAAATTTGAACGCATGCCAATAGGCAGGTTTAGATATGTAATGAGGAAAAGTGACACCCTTAATTGTGAAGTATGTggtttattaaaagattttagaGTTTTTCACACTTGTATTGGTATGCACTCATAACTACAGTTTgaaaaaataccaaaatattaagattttttttatattgtgtgtatttgtttttattcaaagtaaTGCTTTGAGTATTTcagcaataattaaaatttgtgtaaTGATGGGGCTGAAAATTAGGCTGCCTATAAAGGCCCCTTAAAAATACCATAATAAGAAACAACACTAATTATTATGACTaacttctatatattttttaatttatattagaaaGGTAGTTTTGcttctgatggtaagtggtcaccacaatcCACTGATATAGACTGTGTACTAGATAATATCCATTCATTACTTTGCCAATGCAGCACCATTTCAAATAGGTAAAATTTAGGTAGCCTTATCAAGATACCACTACTAAGTCATACCACcatgtaaatgtatttaattaaaaaaataattgaaataaataaagaatacaatttaaaaaggcAATATACCTCAATTTGTCCTTCAAGAACGGGTTTAGCATTCATCGGCAGAACTAATTGAGGAGTTTCCAAAACTTTTTCTTTCTTTGCTTCCTCCATTAACTCTCTAACTGCCATTTGGTCTATTGTCTCATCATTTGGAAGGTTTTTCTCGTCAGATGATATTTTTGTCTCTAGTTCTTCAAAGTTTTCAGCTTTTTCAGCGATTTCTCTTAACCTTTCGGCAGTGATCAATGTGTTAGGTTTCATGGGTATAACCAATGGTGTATCTTCTTCTTTCACTTCCCCTCTGAAATATTATTcaacattttattcaaatacacaTAATTtcagtcattattataataaaaccttattacgAAATTGGTAAAATGATATTTGTTAAAACAGATTTTTTACAAGTGTAACCTACAAAGTTTAAGTGtctataaattgattttaatgattacgaatattaactaaaattgcaaaagatacttttatatttaagcgAATTAAGgtcgtaataatatataatttaacttggTTAGGTGAAATACTacgtaattaaatgttttgagATTTACCCCACAACTTTGATGGACTTTTCTTCAACACATTCAATGTATTCTTTCTTTTCAGTAATTAAAGGTTTATTAtccttttttgttttcataaagCCAAACGAAATCTTTTTGCCTTCCATTTTGCcgaattctttaaaaatatatcagttaagaaacaaatcaattgatattttttagatttcacCACATAATCGTAGGATTTCTATCCAACTGTTTagtattttattctaaaaacaaattaaatttaattgatattcacacattttcatttacaaataagGAATTATTTGTATTCCTTAGAAactaaatgttatttacaaaacaagaCGAAAACTTTGCAATTAGCACGGCTAAAGAAATCTTTGACAATGTCAATCATGACGCGTGTGAAATGTCAAGTTGAAAACATTATATAGACTTACcaaccgtaataattatattgtcttTGGTATTTTTATTCTCATTGACATAATATTAGGCTTCCATTACACGTTAGCGCCATGTCAAGtgcttaaaaaaatgttgtggttatgaatacttttatttatgcaataaaaggatattaataaagcatttaaaattttacttaaacattattttatattgattttccTGTAATGCTCGACcggtcttaatatatttaatcgatatttttttcaaattttaaaaccgCTTATGATCTATTTgcataatttctataatatgtattacattttgttatttttttattgatgagacattaattgtttgtattataggtgttgTATTATAAG
Encoded proteins:
- the LOC124534820 gene encoding G-patch domain and KOW motifs-containing protein, whose translation is MEGKKISFGFMKTKKDNKPLITEKKEYIECVEEKSIKVVGGEVKEEDTPLVIPMKPNTLITAERLREIAEKAENFEELETKISSDEKNLPNDETIDQMAVRELMEEAKKEKVLETPQLVLPMNAKPVLEGQIESTLDDYDSVPVQEFGLAMLRGMGWTPSNDQSKYKQPQLRPKGLGLGADKVIKENQKKKSSKDKEEDLSIVKNSFVKITSGKFSGFYAKVLSLDEDNGRVMVEISVKKETVSLSEFMMQAVSKSEFDKQSKVINAESYEEYKKKESYKHNNSKVEDTSSRKDGSSSKKSNDIRVRDYSRIERREEERPRSNEQKHSNGRSRKSPSRERYRKESSSSEEDRSRHKNKNKKKYSSNESLTSESDNRHKSVSRRRHSSSDSSEINYRKEKSKKHKSTKEKRDIDKKRKGKKKKRDRDRSPNYKKCRK